Part of the Cyprinus carpio isolate SPL01 chromosome A12, ASM1834038v1, whole genome shotgun sequence genome, gaccctgagatgtgctcagctaagcgcacaactctctgttcccataccacactgaaacacactgagtcaatacactttctatggcccctgaatagaaagtattcaggattgctggtgagaccctgaatttcctcagctgtcgcagatggtacagtctttgcctggctttataaacctgtgtttgaatgtgggtagtccaagtcagaatatatattattagaattttttttttttttaattaatgcagttctttttaaacttttattcatcaaatatattagacagcagaacagtttccaaaactcataataaatcagaatattagaatgatttctaaatgatcatgtgatagactggatgttacatgtgacactgaaggctggagtaatgatgctgaaaattcagctttgcatcacgggaataaattatttttttaaagtatattcaaatagaaaactattattttaagttgtaataatatttcacaatattactgttttttctgtatttttgatcaaataaatgcaggcttgatgagcagaagagacttcttttaaaaacattaaaaatagtaatgtttccaaacttttggtctgcactgtatatatatatatatatatatatatatatatatatatatatatatatatatatatatatatatatatatatatactgtaataaccATGCATTTAAATCGCTTTGTTATTTAGTAGAAATTTTAATTACATCTGTCTGTGTCTCACCCACCTTCTTCCTTTTATCTCCACTGGGCACAAACTCTCTGTGTCATGCAACAAAGAATCAGTCCAAGTCAGTCCTCAATTGGCTGATAAATCATATGAGTATGAAGGATCCTCAAATGCAAACTGTGTGTGTTGCTTCATGAGCGCAACCACATTTGTGTTGTGTTCTACTTACTTTCTTTTatattcaatttcaattcaattttattgtcattgtacataGGTACAACAAAATTCTGTCTGGTGAGTCTCAGTTACAAACTAAACAAAGGAAGAACAACTTAAATCAatcaacaataaataacaaacaacagtTACCACAAAATTAAGTGCAAATTATGTCATTAGCTTAAGGGTGTGAGCATGGGCGGAGCTTGGGGGGTGGGCTTTGCCCCCCATTGGTTAAAAGatgttactaaaaatatttttaaaataaatgatattctCAAACTCAAAATAGATATACATATTAATTtaggtattattttatattttaaaaatgtactatgTAAATAAATCCAATTAAACTTACTAACCCCTCCCTCAATCACGAAGTTGTCACTTGATGACACTGCATCTTGGCAAATTTACTGTAGCCTATGCAATGTCATTCTATGTCCCTTTACTCgtattaaaaagtaaacttagccaaataacttaaataaaaccTTTGTTTCGCAAATTTAGTTTGGGTGCAGTTTATCCTTTCTTAGTTATTCCacttttgtctgcaaaagagcGCCTTGAAAAAGGCATTTTTTGTAGATCGGCAACAAGATCTGCTGTAGGCAgatattccagttcaacctcaacaAAACTAATCATATGCCATcttgtggacattacacaaatgaaaatgatacctaaataataataataaaaacattttttttttaaacaatttaatttctaTAGGGCCAGCAGAGATGGCCTGCTGACTCACCACTGCTTTACCTCCGCCCTGAGAGCAGGAAGTCAAACAGTCCATCAGCCGGATGGGTGGGATCTGCAGCAACGTTCCTGACCTTCTTCTTCTGGAGGCGTTCTGAATAGACcaagtccagatcttgaagtagatacacacacagttacacaatAGCTTTCTACAGCACTCCAGCTTGCTTCAACTTCCTGAGGAAGAAAAGTCTTTAAGTTTTCCTAACCAGGTGGGAGGTGTTCAGGGCCTAAGTGAGTTCAGCTGAAATGTGGATACCAGGAACTTGATGTTTTCCACATGCTCCACTTCTACCCCTTGTATGGAGCGTgtggacaatttatttattttttctttattcattcattttattattccatttaacaatataatcatttattataatcatCACTTCGTCTCCTTCTGCCCTTCACTGGCTTTGCTCAGTCAACTTCTTGGCTCATTAAAGATGGTTAATAGAGTTTTGGCTATTTTGGGTACCAGACTTGATGTTAACAGGTTTTGGGTATTAGACAATTTTCTGACAAGATCTGGCATGGAGGAATGTTCTTACAGGTATAATAATCATAGTCAGTTTGAGGTCAAATCTGTGGCGCCAGTGCATGAAGTAAAGCCCTGGAAATGACctatataaccatttaaaaaagtGGTTtgatattattcacacaatgtaCAAACATGGGAAGCATCACTAATTGACAAATGAAAGATTTCTAGTTGATTGTATTATTAGGCTAGGCTTTCTTCTTCCAAATTTAAACTTAATATGAAATGAATTTAACTACTTCTGTTTTATTAACTTCACATGGGAAATTTGGCATGTTTTattatagaagaaaaaaagagaggctGTGCAAACACGGTCCGTGCAGAACATTTTACAAGTGAACCACATATGAAAGACGAGGAGCAAAGTGAAAGAATAAAGAAACTTCAAAAAGTGAACAAAACACCAGTGTTTCCTTCACTTTCAGTTTATAGCATTATATCAGTTTTATCTTCATTTAGAATAACAAACAAGCAGCAATCCTGCACCAAGAGTCATCAAACGACACTCAGTCAAAAATAAGATGATGCTAATTCACCTCAGAACAAGacacaataatataatttcatgagATCTGTATATGATATTCATATTGTTCAAAGTCAGCTGATTTCAACAGGAGCTGCTCTCTGCTGGTAGATGAATGCATTGCAGCAGTTGTATTATATTCAAGACAGGTGAGCAGAGAATGACTTTTACCATTTCCCACAAATAAACAAGTTTAATTCAAAATGGTTTCATTAGCAGCATACGAAtttcataataaagaaaaataagacaatttggtttattttcagtttgaaatTAGACTTTGAATTACAGATTTCCAGATGTAACCCCACTGAATCCCACTGTATGTGTGAATGTTGTGGTTTAGGCATCATATCATTGTGATTGACTCCAACACtgatatcattatttttatttttatttttcctaacaacaaacaaaaaccaaacggAGTGAAATGGATCCTTGCTGCTGCTCATGATGTGCGCTGCTTGTGCAAATAATCCATAGTTTGTTGtggatttaaataattgttgcacACTGGATTGGAAGTATCTAAGTACATGCCCAAAACTGTTTGCTTTTCTCAGGTGTGGGatcattttactttctttttctccatttctcaGAACAGAAATTCAGAAAACAAATCTCAAGATctagagcagggataggcaactccagtcctggagggccactatcctgcagagtttagcttcagccctcataaaaactcacctgcctgtatctatctagtaatcccgaaaacactgattgccttgttcaggtgtgtttaattaggttaactctggagctaaactctgcaggacagtggccctccaggaccgaagttgcctatccctgatctaGAGAATCTCATTCAGTAACTAAAGGCACAGATGAGCTCTGTGCAGCTATTTTTCATCCAGTATCCTGCTCTGACCCATTACACGGTTATAAAAACATGTTCCAGATATTCATCTTTAGAGAGTAGCCTATCACAAGTCTGTATTGAGCTCCTTACTTCTTAAATCAGTAAAACACACTGTACAAACCTTACGGTTCACACTATTAAGAAATTGCATGTGCAGAAAAAGAACTATAAATACACTGATCAAACAGATctataatatatcattatttcacagaaattaatataaaacagaaacagagttTTGCAATCAGAGTTATAAAGTTTAGTAGTTTAAATTTTAACAGATAGTAGAGAAGTTTGCTGGAGCTCAAATAAAGCTTGTGTCTTTTATGAGCACTGTATGATAAGACAAACAAATTAGTTTGGTACTGCTATTAtatcatattttcagtttttgtttctgGATGATTGCTGTCGTCTTCTTCATATCTGACACTCAGAAGAGTCCTGTTCCggttggtgtgtttttgtgtcaatCTGTAAATGATGGGcattatgatgatgataaaacAGCTTATAACAGCAGCGATGACAGCGATCTTAAATCCACGATCTTCCGGTTTCTTCTGTTCAGATGTTTCTGATATGTCCCCAACAGGTTCTTCTGGAAAGatgagtttaaaatgttttttcagttTCCTTTTTAAGATCTTCACTAAAATCACGTGACGAGAGACTACAGAGCATTTTTCTTTGTTCCTAAGTAATCGGGAGctcaataatcaataattattatagAATATAATACCTTTCTTTCCAGGAGCTTCAGTGTCTATTTCATCTTTCATGGGTTCTGTTAAAAGATTTTAAACCACTGTTAGTAGACAAAATAAATGAAGCGCTGCAAACACTTGTTGAATTATAAACAACAGTATTATATACCACACCTGTTATGTTCACAGCAAATTCTCCTCCTTTCACTCCACACTTTGTTTGCACAAAGAATCTGAATTGTTCTGTCATCGCTGTAGTTGGAGTGTAGCTGCATGTGAAACTGTTTCTCTGTTCACAGGAGTTCACAGGAACATCTTGACGACAGATTGCAGAGTCTTTATAGATCTCAGGGTATTGAAACTTATACTTTATAATGCAGCATTCAGTGATCTGCAGAGAGACGCTGCAGGTGAGAGTTACTTCTTTCCTCATAGATCCAGTCACATTCTGACAGCTTACtatgaaatctgaaaaataacaacgtatattatcatataatatagCAAttgaagaataataaaaatatctatatttttaaacaagaaataaacaattcagatctactacaaaaaaaaaatattgtgcattatTATTTACATTCTGCATATCTATTAAGTACATTTGACCAAATGTTTTCTCATTATCATATATTTAGTCCCTCgccattctcacacacactttcaaagGGAAAGTTTATACTGTTACCATCATCATAACCTTCACAGACAGCGGAGAAGCTCCAAACCACAATGAGCAGTTCCACAACACTTACAGCATTCATTGTTCTGATTCTGCAATACAAAGAATTACAGATATTTCCCTTAGAAATGAAACATAACCGTGGCTAATAAGGAAGAACTAAAACTTACAGAGCAGATAAAGAGAACGAATTACTCAAAGCTCAGCAGAAAAGTTTTTTACTGGGATTGAATCAGTTCTTTTAGGAACATTTTacccaaaataaaacatgctgaCATCATTTGAAGATATTCTTCATTCCTAAATATGTCTGATATTTTTGCGAGGTCTCACACAACAACTCGTGCTTTAATTAAGATGTGTTGATGGGACTAATGGGTGAAAACAAATATAGCCACGAAACCCAAAATATTCTTACAGTAAAAAGCACTGAGGGCACGCAATGAAACACACCCGTGTATCAGCTGAATCTACAGCAGCTGCGACAGAAATCAAACGCCACGAAGCGCAAATCTTTCCAATGCATTAATTCTCTTTACCGACTGAATCCAAAAAAGAATTCTGTGGATAGCACTTGCAACATTTATCATTCAAAACGtgcacaaaaacttttatatagTCATAGCCTACTCTTTTTAAAATATCGGCAAATTGCGTAAACAACTTGCGCGCATTGATGGTTTTCCAGCAGCGCGTTATGGATTGGTAAATATAAAGGGAATTATTTCGTGTTCAGATAGAGTTATGCTCACCTGCGCTTTTTGTGTCTTCACTATCTGAGTGCATTCCTCTCTGACTCTATCTGCTGTTTACACGAGTCTAAACACTGATCCTTCTACAAAACTCATTTTCAACATGGCTCTCAAACAGAGAAGGGTATAACTGCAGCCCTGAGAGCTCCAAAACGGGGCGTGAACTCCAAATGTGGGCCGTACCTCCAAAAGGGGGCGGGGTATCCACAATGACGTTTCGCTTCCGCCGTGTTGTTGATTGACATATCAACATAAAAGTTCGTGTATTAAATTCCGTTTCTCGCTTTAAGTTTAACTTTTAAGTTTAACTGATCTTGcataaaatgtaagcatttggtaattaaaattataaaatagatatatttaaatatctgaagGCCTATGACATTTTATCACgagaaaagaattaaaatatagattatatataaaattctacAGTCCATTCAGACACAAgactacaattttttattttatttttatttgacaggaACGAACACATACTAAGTTTTATttagatgtggaaaaaaaaaacaacctcgcACACTTTATTGGTTAAGTGTCATGATAccatatacactgtaaaataatgtcagatatactgtaaatgtatatgCTTTTTGAAGTGGTTCAATGTATGTCTTCATGGctataatgtaaaatgaataaaaaagagagacatgaatgtatttaatttttctaatgttttttgttattcaaaatatttcaatcattaaaatgacagttttaattGATCATAGGATGTCAATGTTCAAAGTTTActtgtaatacacacacacaggttaataaatgttttttgaagtgaTCCAATTTTGAATTAGAACGGACATaaataaagctcttttttaatttaaattgcacacacacacgtttagcAAAGTTCATACACACATTTGGGGGAACTATTCATTTATCTGTACATACAATAGATgtacccatttctgtgttgtgcccatttcataatgtttttttgtctggATTCTTTTGGTTGGCTTGCCATCCTTCTGtggaaatatgaaaattattagaAATGTGGTCAGCAGTCTGACTTCTTAGCAGTCTCTTTTAGAGTAGCTCTGTAAAAGATAAACCCCACAAAGCTTACTGTGGGGTCTGGACATTTTCTTTTCCTTGGTATGTGGAAGACGGGTGTAAAAGTTCCCTTAAGATTTTGTATACCATCTTCAGTCCAATGTGCAAATCTTTTCCCGTGACTGCAAATGCACATTATTGAAAATAAGaccttttggttttatttaaacggttgcattaaaagcatttaattcaaataataaaaaataaaaaaatactcttcTAGATGAAAATTCTCCATCAGAACTCTCCTCTAAAACAATTCATATAAACTGTAACACTCAAATCAGTTAATCACATAACCACAATTCAGCAAGTCAGTAACTACAAGATTACACCTACATGAGGTATGTGAAATGATTAAGAGGTTATCTTGTTTTTAGAAAGGCTgtataatgtaaattttaagcAACACTTACCACAGTGAAATCAAAATAAGCCTCCATTGCCATATACCAGATGtactgcatataaaatatatattttcaataacatttttgtcatgctgtgttaaaaatgaatgtgtacttttatttttttttttccataattttgtcaatttaatcTTGTAATTTGTTTAATCTAGAATTGTTAACTCACCATGATCATGAAGATACCACAGTCATTCCCATAATCTTGCACAGGAACTCCCTGTTTAAATAGATGATTTTATAGTTACTTATTCAGTGTGATAATAGAAGATAAAGAATAGTtcataatcacacacaaaaaaacaatcattgaagttactgtatgtttaaatttaaatgtagagcacaaattctgagtatgggtcaccatacttggctgtatgtcacgtcagtttcactttcactttcactttcactaaatcACTTCCAGTTTTTTTCTGACCATTTTCCAGGGACAAGATTCTGTCCAAGTTTCCTATAAAAAAAAGGATGGTGAATGAAGtcctctgttttgttttatcatgCTTGGAACACTAGAACTGAAGCATGTACATACACTAAACAGTACATACACTAAAGTCACACATAAAGTGTTCCTGTAAACTGCAGGCCAGAGAACATGACCaccaaatgaaacaaaacaaaggcTGGCCAGGGGAACATGGCTGCCAAAACGCACGTCTTCATTAAGTAACCTTAGGACATTTTGGTAGGACATGTCTCCAAATTCTCCCGCAGTCTTATGGTACATAGAGTCCAGATAGACCAACTCTCTCTGTCGAGGCCTCATCACCTACATGCAGGGAATATGCAGTCTAAACTAGAAAAAATAGCATGTTTCATAGTATATACCTTCAAGTTAAAATTGCacatatactttaaaaacattaatacaacatAGTTTGACAGACATGCAGTCCTGCTGAAGAGGAGGGAATGTATAGACCACTTACACATAGCATATAGTGTCCTATAACCCATAGTGGAAAAAAAAGAGCTTCTTTCTTAGACGCATctgcctaaaaaacaaaaaattgtcattattaaaaaactgaaactgttactaaactaataaatgtaattatcagTCCTTTATTATGTATAGGCATAAAAGCTTGTCGAAATCTGAGTTCTCAGAAAGTAAAGCAGCTGAAACTTGTTCTTGTTGGAGCTCCCACCCCGTTTTGGAGTTCCCGCCCCCATTTAGAGATCTCTGGTCTgcagttccctttcataggtcacttcgatgctgcggtgacgtcaccgtatgggaacacctttcggtgtgacgaatgtctgaagacCTATACCATCCagccaattttattggccaaatagcgctttgCACCGCCCTACACATGTGTAAGCATAGTATACCTGAGTGCCgtgcgctatttcgctcagatttcatttccttcaggaaagcaaATCATCTGTGCCCTAAGCAAACCATCTCGGGTTCTCAGCGGTTTTTCTtcgagcagtgttaactcctcttcgcggacgcgatgagttTTCGGAAGTGTAAGGCCTCGGAGTCTGAGGACATCATGGCTGACGCATGCAGCTCTCTCCCTCCTAGTGGACAGGAGAAGCGTGCttccccctcctacagcgagctgttggacgTGGTTTCCCGCGCGGTGGATAAACTGGGGTTGGATTGGGACGATGAGAAGGCCAAGGCCCAAACTTCATCGAAGCTAGACGACCATTTCCTAACCAGTCGTACACCTGCATGGCCCCGTAGGCCTTtgccttttttcccggacctccaccaggaggttttGAGGTCATGGAAACAGCCTTACTCAGCGCACATTACTAACGctgcggctgcggatttcgccaccaaTTCTGACATGGCGGACCGTGGCTATACAGTGATGCCACCGGTGGAagagactctcgccgaacatcttGTGCCTAATTCGGCCACagcatggaagtctcgcccccttCTTCCTTCTAAGGCATGTCGAGTCACATCCAGCCTTGTCTGGAAATCCTACATGGCTGCAGGTCAGGCAGCTGCATCGCTCTACTCGATGGCGGTTTTTCAAGCCTACCAAGCGGAGCTCTTAAAGGAACTCGACGAGGGAGAgggcatcacacccgaggctgtgaaagagctgcgacAAGCAACAGATTTGGTGCTAcacgctaccaaacatactgctcgaGCAGCGGGCCGTTCTATGACTGGGTTGATTACGGttgagcgccacctttggcttaATCTCACCGACAttaaagaaaaggacaaatcttTTCTCATGGATGCCCCTATTTCTAAGGACGGTCTGTTCGGAGAGGCGGTCACTTCAGTAGTGGAAAAgtttagggcagcgaaacagcaatcagccaCTTTCCACCAGCTGATTCCTCGCAGCCAGTGAGACTGAACGACGTCAGGTGCTGACGGCGTGATCACGCTCAACTTCCTCTCACCGCCAACGGTTCACCTCATGAGAAGAGCCTTCAcctatggcgccccctcgtaaGCGGCAGCGAAAAAGGTTAGACCTGAGCTCGACGGCAAATGCCTCTCGTCCTTGGGCCCCTAACAGCAGTTCCTGATACTCTCGCTGTTCAcgagggactgtgccctccactagagagcgctgttggaccgcTAATGCACATCccaccctctcactgcagtctcCACGCTCTAACAAAAAGCGCCTCAAGCAGCACTGGATCGAGTTACCacccgatgttcatcttgttggattaatacctgccgtggacacgcttcaggattatacacaacgagacACAATGACTTTGACGCATGCACTTCCCTTGCTTACGGAAGCCGTGAGACTTTCGTGCTCGGACATTTTAATGAGTATGGAAACGCTGCAGCAGGCGGAGGCTTTGAAACCACTGATGTTTTTCCAGGCCacgtgggaacgcttgcccggcatttcacaatgggtgttacgcacaattcgtcacggatacaccattcagtttaaAAAAGGCCTGCCTCCTTTCCGtggaattcttcccacggttgtgaagCCAAAGGAAATCGCAGTGCTGCGGCAGGAGATGTCAGCTCTGCTGAGCAAAGGGGCTATAaaagaagtacacccctctcagatggaatctattctgtctcagattcaaccaaacaactggtttgtcacaatcgatctgaaggatgcatattttcatattcagatcattgagacacaggaagttcctcagatccgctttagagggcaaagcatatcaataccgtgttcttcccttcggcttagccttggctcctcaaacattttctaaatgcatggaTGCAGTTCTGGCCCCGTTGTGGCTCCAGGGCGTATTGAATTAcctggacgattggctggtgttagcacaatcgcagactcaagcacTCTTTCATCGGGATCTTGTGCTGAACAGACTGGGCTTACACACAactttccagaagagtgttttaattccctctcaacggataacctttctgggaatagacttGGGATCTCGCGCGATGAGAGCAAGACTATTtctcccgcgcgttcagtctctcacggCATGCCTGCGCCACTTCAGAGCAGGTCGCACAGTGACagtgagtttgtgcctcagacttttgggTCTAATGGCAGCGGCATTCCCCATAATCCATCTGGGCTTGCTTCATATGTGCCCagttcagtggtggacgaaaagccaaaacatttcaccccgttgttttctGTATCggacgatttcggtgacacggaggtgtgtgattatgtatatatatatatatatatatatatatatatatatatatatatatatatatatatatatatatatataaatatatatacactcacctaaaggattattatgaacaccatactaatactgtgtttgaccccctttcgccttcagaactgccttaattctacgtggcattgattcaacaaggtgctgaaagcattctttagaaattttggcccatattgataggatagcatcttgcagttgatggagatttgtgcgatgcacatccagggcacgaagctcccgttccaccaatttgaaatgattcgagctttgtgacatggtgcattatcctgctggaagtagccatcagaggatgggtacatggtggtcataaagggatggacatggtcagaaacaatgctcaggtaggccgtggtatttaaacgatgcccaattggcactaaggggcctaaagtgtgccaacaaaacatcccccacaccattacaccaccaccaccagcttgcacagtggtaacaaggcatgatggatccatgttctcattctgtttacgccaaattctgactctaccatcctaatttctaaacaaaaatcgagactcatcagaccaggcaacatttttccagtcttcaactgtccaattttggtgagttgttcgtgcaaattgtagcctctttttcctatttgtagtggagatgagtggtacccggtggggtcttctgctgttgtagcccatccgccgcaaggttgtgcgtgttgtggctttacaaatgctttgctgcataccttggttgtaacgagtggttatttcagtcaaagttgctcttctatcagcttgaatcagtcggcccattctcctctgacctatAGCATCAACAAGGCACTTTTTCGCCCACAGGattgccgcatactggatgtttttttcccttttcacaccattctttgtaaaccctagaaatggttgtgcatgaaaatcccagtaactgagcagattgtgaaatactcagaccggcccgtctggcaccaacaaccatgccacgctcacctttctttcccattctgacaatcagtttggagttcaggagattgtcttgaccaggaccacacccctaaatgcattgaagcaactgccatgtgattggttgattagataattgcattaatgagaaattgatcaggtgttcctaataatcctttaggtgagtgtatatatatatatgtcaacaaaaaatacttattagtaacttgaaaattattacatttctttgggagggtttgccttcgccatgcttcctggaagtaTAGGTAGGAATTTGACAGCCTCATG contains:
- the LOC109047968 gene encoding uncharacterized protein LOC109047968; its protein translation is MNAVSVVELLIVVWSFSAVCEGYDDDFIVSCQNVTGSMRKEVTLTCSVSLQITECCIIKYKFQYPEIYKDSAICRQDVPVNSCEQRNSFTCSYTPTTAMTEQFRFFVQTKCGVKGGEFAVNITEPMKDEIDTEAPGKKEEPVGDISETSEQKKPEDRGFKIAVIAAVISCFIIIIMPIIYRLTQKHTNRNRTLLSVRYEEDDSNHPETKTENMI